The Impatiens glandulifera chromosome 3, dImpGla2.1, whole genome shotgun sequence genome contains a region encoding:
- the LOC124931459 gene encoding probable LRR receptor-like serine/threonine-protein kinase At3g47570, whose amino-acid sequence MRMNRVKDKVLMFSESFKGKHMAVSYNYIKIATESFDQKNLIGRGSFGLVYKGRICKEGPLHAIKVIDMDQEGSMKTFVAECKALKNIRHRNLVKLITACSSTDFKNRDFVALVYELMSNGSLEDWITGKRKHINGDGLSIVERLNVALDVANAINYLHNECESQVVHCDLKPNNILLDDDMTAKVADFGLSKLLTCEDSKHSISLSNTFSLRGSIGYIPPEYGMGQKPSAAGDVYSYGITLLELFTGRGPTEESFVGGLSLKKWVEKALESNRVNEVVDCNIVMNMGKILNKKGECCVSVEKEWRCLNEILEVGILCTVDSAEARLNIKDVLSKLKSISHTIINS is encoded by the exons ATGAGGATGAATCGAGTGAAAGACAAAGTGTTGATGTTTTCGGAGTCATTTAAGGGAAAACATATGGCGGTTTCTTACAACTACATTAAAATCGCGACGGAAAGCTTTGATCAAAAGAACTTGATTGGTCGTGGGAGCTTTGGGTTGGTTTATAAAGGGAGGATTTGTAAAGAAGGACCGTTACATGCAATTAAAGTCATCGATATGGATCAGGAAGGGTCGATGAAGACATTTGTGGCAGAATGTAAGGCATTGAAGAACATTAGGCATCGAAACCTCGTCAAGCTCATCACGGCTTGCTCAAGCACCGATTTCAAGAATAGGGATTTTGTCGCTTTGGTTTATGAGCTGATGAGTAATGGGAGCTTAGAGGACTGGATAACTGGAAAGAGGAAGCATATAAATGGAGACGGGCTTAGCATCGTGGAAAGACTAAACGTGGCCCTCGATGTTGCGAATGCGATAAACTATCTTCACAATGAATGTGAAAGTCAGGTTGTGCATTGTGATTTGAAGCCAAACAATATTCTCTTGGACGATGACATGACCGCAAAGGTGGCGGATTTCGGGTTGTCGAAGTTGTTAACTTGTGAGGATTCTAAGCATTCTATTAGCTTAAGCAACACATTCAGCTTAAGGGGCTCCATTGGCTACATACCTCCAG AATACGGGATGGGACAGAAACCGAGTGCTGCTGGAGATGTTTATAGCTACGGAATAACATTGCTAGAGCTGTTCACGGGGAGAGGTCCTACGGAGGAGAGTTTCGTGGGAGGGTTGAGTTTGAAGAAATGGGTGGAAAAGGCTTTGGAAAGTAATAGAGTAAATGAAGTGGTGGATTGTAATATTGTTATGAACATGGGCAAGATTTTGAATAAAAAGGGTGAGTGTTGTGTGAGTGTTGAGAAAGAATGGAGGTGCTTAAATGAGATCCTTGAGGTTGGGATTCTATGCACGGTTGATTCTGCTGAGGCTCGTCTCAATATTAAGGATGTTCTTTCCAAGCTCAAGAGTATCTCCCACACAATTATCAACTCTTGA